In Spiroplasma litorale, a single genomic region encodes these proteins:
- a CDS encoding dicarboxylate/amino acid:cation symporter, which yields MKKVYFLADNKNDILRDFLAISKWQSAVAILVFALLQIGFYIFLKKIKISFMYRVIIGMLIGLIFGIIIQSIIGFPNKEQLDSGFKDSDSSLYWVNELNIWSEFFKNIFIRGVYLLTIPIVFIAIFKITAKPGETGLARITGKGIAILLINVAVMFTITFFLGVVTKVGSGVLGVNDGDIPKGKDNVPLPEIIWSYIPINFFAALASNSIIPVMVIAALAGFSVKILAKRNKVEMEAIVKAANTAWKVTSSMLTNFMKIMPLAVMSMLSTSITSRPIGELANIGKVIGIGYLAIIIAIIWLSLQIFLARIKIGAWWKESWRPLIQGFATQSSNATLPVSMNTLEKMKISDKVVSSITPISTTMGLIACAGIQSGLATSILWTGSDVPHSMGLFTYFIISLFVTIVASLGIAGVPGTATVVTVGVIGGIGFSEFIGSVLAVIAPLDGLFDMGRTGANVLGGVSTATIVAKSEGLIGEDSGLLTIRGLEKQKDILFHNNQKDELKRTIESKRKELIVNLKQKELSIEDKNNLKKEFNENKKTLKENYVTKLKEYKENKNPIKK from the coding sequence GTGAAAAAAGTGTATTTTTTAGCTGATAATAAAAATGATATATTAAGAGATTTTTTAGCAATTAGTAAGTGACAATCAGCTGTTGCAATATTAGTTTTTGCTTTGCTACAAATTGGATTTTATATTTTTCTAAAAAAAATAAAAATCAGTTTTATGTATAGAGTAATTATTGGTATGCTAATTGGTTTGATATTTGGGATAATAATTCAATCAATAATAGGTTTTCCAAACAAAGAGCAACTTGACAGTGGTTTTAAAGATAGTGATAGTAGTTTATATTGAGTTAATGAATTAAATATTTGATCTGAATTCTTTAAAAACATTTTCATTAGAGGTGTTTATCTACTTACAATTCCTATTGTATTTATTGCTATATTCAAAATAACAGCTAAACCCGGTGAAACAGGTTTAGCAAGAATAACAGGAAAAGGTATTGCTATATTATTGATAAATGTTGCAGTAATGTTTACAATTACATTTTTTCTTGGAGTTGTAACAAAGGTAGGTAGCGGAGTTCTTGGAGTTAATGATGGTGATATTCCAAAGGGTAAAGATAACGTACCATTACCAGAAATAATATGAAGTTACATTCCGATTAACTTTTTTGCAGCATTAGCATCTAATTCTATAATACCAGTAATGGTTATTGCAGCCCTTGCTGGATTTTCAGTTAAGATTTTAGCAAAAAGAAATAAAGTTGAAATGGAAGCGATAGTTAAGGCTGCTAATACAGCTTGAAAAGTAACATCTTCAATGTTAACTAATTTTATGAAAATAATGCCTTTAGCTGTTATGTCAATGTTATCAACATCAATTACTTCAAGACCAATTGGTGAGCTTGCAAATATTGGTAAAGTAATTGGTATAGGATACTTAGCAATTATTATTGCCATAATTTGATTATCACTGCAAATATTTTTAGCTCGAATTAAAATTGGTGCATGATGAAAAGAATCTTGAAGACCATTAATACAAGGTTTTGCAACACAATCATCAAATGCAACATTACCAGTATCAATGAACACACTTGAAAAAATGAAAATTTCAGACAAGGTTGTAAGTAGTATAACCCCAATTTCTACAACAATGGGTTTAATAGCTTGTGCAGGAATTCAATCAGGACTTGCAACTAGTATCCTTTGAACAGGTTCTGATGTTCCTCATTCTATGGGTTTATTTACATACTTTATAATTTCTTTATTTGTTACAATTGTAGCGTCTCTAGGTATTGCAGGAGTCCCAGGTACTGCTACTGTTGTTACTGTTGGTGTAATTGGAGGTATAGGGTTTTCTGAATTTATAGGTAGTGTTCTTGCTGTAATTGCTCCATTAGATGGTTTATTTGATATGGGAAGAACTGGTGCGAACGTTCTTGGTGGAGTATCAACTGCAACGATTGTCGCAAAATCTGAGGGTCTCATTGGAGAGGATTCAGGATTACTAACAATTCGAGGTTTAGAAAAACAAAAAGATATTTTATTTCATAACAATCAAAAAGATGAATTAAAAAGAACTATAGAGTCTAAAAGAAAAGAACTTATTGTTAATTTAAAACAAAAGGAACTTTCAATTGAAGACAAAAATAATTTAAAAAAAGAGTTTAACGAAAACAAAAAGACTTTAAAAGAAAATTATGTTACAAAATTAAAAGAATACAAAGAAAATAAAAATCCAATTAAAAAATAA